A window of Garra rufa chromosome 11, GarRuf1.0, whole genome shotgun sequence genomic DNA:
taaacgatatcatatcgaatcgcgataaaatttatgttaataacgatgataggctctagacattttttgctcgatatggattaatctaagagccaatcacacagtagaaatatgcgacaacagccaatcagcgtacagcgtgcgtgtgtacgtcaaagtacaaagttcatttcctaccgcactttgcgaagcaaacttaacaccaggacgacaaaaaaaaagagagaggaagcagcgacgaaagtgaaactaacttcgagttattatccaaagatgttgaaattgtcgacaaaaaaggtagcacgaattccgttatataagtggtttggctacctgaaaagtgactcttagctcagctgagagtttggcgcgattgttaaaactgaaaccgaaagcaaaaaacgcacgcgcattcaaaagcaattttaatccccccaatgcacgcaagttaggctacatgacatatctaggctgttatttgtatgtaggctatgataggttgtgtatgtctatagctctgtatcatgcttgaaatattcgtctctatttgcactttgaatatttagagagtagcctactttgattatggctgaattatctgcacttaatacgattaagaaagaaccgtgtcgtaattttttgttatttatactgtagattgtttcaaaatacagtggttgcctctaatttaaatagctcaacctataatagagaaaataaacaattgtgttaataataataataataaataaataaataaataaataaataaataattgtgttacaaattatgtttttacaataattttatgtttacattttgtacatttactctcatttaccatactctgtcacaacttttatttttttaatttattttagtaagttgttttaatttttaaggccaaatctgtttttgttaataaactatactttaaatgtaatttaatgaaccctttcatttttgtggctttagtcattgttgggatactattttaaagctggcaacatcaacagcttatatcgaaatatatatcgttatcgttcaatatggggaaaaaaatatcgagattacatttttgccatatcgcccagccctactgtaGAGTCATAGTGATATACATGATTTCTAGTTAATTTTGTATTGtcttaataatattaatgtattataaacatttACCATCCAATGCTTAACCCTAGTTCATGATGTAAGTGAAAGCAGAATAGCTAGTATTAAATGCGTTATGTTCttccacaaaaatactaaacCAACCCTAAGTTTGAGTAAGGTCCAAACCAGTGAAGATTTTCAACATTAGGTGGTTCATGACGAACTTTGTCTCTTCATCAGGTGAGGCGTAATGCAAACCACGCACTATCACAGCTGCCTTGTGTTGTTTGAAACGTCTGTAAGATCTTCATCATCTCCTGCGTGACGATTGTCTGACGTCTCTCCACGCTTTGCTATTATTAGAGCCAGAATCTGGTCTGATGTGGAAATGAGTGTTTGAGCAGCAGTGAGGATATACTGGCCTCATTCATGTATCCAGAACAGAAAAATGGACACTTATCTCGCTCAAGTCTGCCAGCTATTTTTGGTGGTCATGGGGTGCTGCTCCAAAGTGTTTGTACTCTGGGTTTGAagtctgagtgtgtgtgtttgtgcttgcAAATATGTGAAGAGTTAAGGCTCTTAAAGGCTTTTTACTAAAGTGCCTTGGAGTATTTCATCTTCCCAGTTTGATATTTACCTCCAGATATCTAAAGAGCACAGTTGGCTATGTGAAGAGACCAGTGCAGCATTGTTGGCCCTTGTTGAGTTACTTGAATTTCTGATGCAATCAAGCTAGACTTCTGGATTAGTTCTGAAACACAGCTTAAATCTTGATGCAGGAGGCATTTGTTTACACCTAAACATGTACTAAACTTTTAAACATGCTCAATTGAGATTATGAATTTAACTTTGTGGGTTTGAAAATGGTCTGGAGCAAGTGAGAATTAAGCATCAAAATAGCAGCCAAACATGTTATGTGTAAGCACCAATGGTGCTCTTACTGTACTGTTACTTATCTAATACAGATTTCAGATGCAGCTCGGGTGCTTTAAGTTTCTAGAAGCTTTTTTGATTTGTAATTTTTagttaaaatggaaaaaaaaaaatgattatgcaaaaagcatgtctaatttaaAGGTTTAACACAAGTATATCAATTTTAGGGCAcaataaaaacttaatttctcattatatttttcccaaattccattttttttctagactcctttttaatagttacattttagtaaactttttttttaaatatatttaaatataaattttatatatatatcaattttAGGGCACTATAAATCTTTTAAtttctcatttaattttttttttccaaattccatttttttctagactcttttttttaatggttaaattttatatttttttatatttaaatatatatacttaattagttccatttatttgatcaaaaatacagtaaaaagtatattatgaaatattactgcaattcaaagtaacagttttttattttaatatactttaaaatattataattaatttctttgtaaagctgaattttcatcagcgttactccagtcttcagtgtcacatgatccttcagaaatcattctatactgatttattacttttattatcaatgttggaaacagttatgctgcttaatattttttggggatcctgtgatgaataaaaagttaagaagaacagcatttattcaaaatagaaatcttttctaaagtcttctatcacttttgatcaatttaaagatttaaaaaagatttcttttttaaataaatgctgttcaaaaagtatcacaggttccaaaaaaaaaaaaaagattagaactatttgaaggatcatgagaccctgaagactggagtaatgatgctgaaaattcagctttgcatcatgggaataaattatgttttaaagtgtaatgaaatataaaaccactattttaaattgcaaaaatatttcacaatattacattttttttctgtgtttttaatcaaataaacgcagccttgatgagcagaaaagttcatttaaaaaagtatttaaaaatcttactgattccaaacttttgatgCTGTTCTACTTGTATCATTTCCTTGACTTGCAGACAAGTAAAACTAAGTTTTCAGACGCTGTGTTTCCAGCACATTGGTCCAGGAATGGACAGCCAAGAGCTCATCAAACACGCTTTTACATGAGCGAAACCAAAGACAGGTGTGCAGCAGTCCTGGATGCCAGACATGCGTTTCTCATTGTCTCCTTCTCTCTCCATTATCTGTCCTCTCAGATCTATCAAGAAACAGGTTGACGGAGCTGCCGGTGGAGGTGTGCATGTTTGTGTCGCTGGAGAATTTGAACCTGTACCAGAACTGCCTACGTTCACTACCAGAGAGTCTGATCCACCTACAGTCCCTCACCTACCTAAACATCAGGTCAGGTCCAAAAATACAACTGAGAGTCTTATAATTCCATCTATTAAACCATCTATTATTATGCATTTCCAAAACCATCTGACAAGCAGCTCATTGTAAATTACTTAGTAACTCACCAAAACCATATTTTACTGACAGTTGCTTCATAGCAAGTGTTAATTATTAGTGTTTACTAATACAAGCATCACTAGTACTGTTTGAGCAATCTCCTACCCATTTTCAGCTTCAGCGGGTCCTTTGCTGTTTGTGTTTCAGACATAATGACACCTCATAttgtttggctttttttttttttttgtgtgaggtGTGTTGTTACTGTAAGTGGTCCGACTCACGAAAATCGCTTTGAAAATCATAAAATGAGGGGAGAAAAACGCACAGGCTGACATTGAAGGCCATATTTAGAGACCAGaatctaataaaataatttaataaaataaaaaatatattaaatatgaaataaaaaatgtagtataaaataaaacaaaaaatattaaatctaaaataaaataaaaaaatagaaaacgtataataaaataaaaatattaaatataaattaaaacaacaaaaaataaatctaaaataaaaaacaaaaaagatctaaaataaaaaattaaacaaaataaaatacaaatattaaaacaaaaattgtgaaattataataaaaacaattaattataaaataataaattgaacaaattgaacaaaataaaaatatttaatataaaataaaatattaaatataaaccaaaaatagtaaatataaagtaaaatgaaaatagtaaacataaaagaataataaatataaaatataaaaaattaaattaaataaaaaaaatgttatagtaAATgtcaaataaactagaaaaatagtaaccattaaataaaatctaaaatgaaaaaaatcagtaaacttaaaatataaaataaaacaaaaatagtaaataaaatattgtaaacaaaactaaatagttcacaaaatataaaataaaacaaatatagtaaatatagaaaaagtaaacatcaaaatatatataaaaacaaatagtacatgtaaaataaaaaaaattgtaaacttaaaataaaataaatattatataaatgtatattattataaataaaatataaaaatattgaatataaaataatatatattataaaataaaacaaaaatagtcattataaaataaaataaacagtaaacataaaataaaaaatattaaacttaacaaaataaaataaaaatataaaataacaaagtaaaataaagtaaaaataatacatataaaataaaacgttaaatataagatataatatattttcaaaaatatattttcatctaagtttttttatttcaattaatttttttataattttagttaGCAATATTAAAAATCGTTCAGAACTCGTTAGTAACTACATTGTCATTTGcaaccagtttttttttattaatcaaccAAGTCACATTTTCTTAAATCTTGTCATTGGAACTTGCGCTTTCTGATTCCCATTTTTCTAATTTTCTCTCCTCAGTCGGAACCAGTTGTCCACTCTCCCTTCTCATCTGTGCCGACTGCCACTTAAAGTTTTGATCGCCTGCAATAACAAGCTGGTATCGCTGCCGGAGGACCTAGGCAAACTCAGACAGCTCACCGAACTGGTGTGTGGAAGTGTTCATTTTCACATTTCCTCTCACTCATGCACATTACTCATCAATTCTCTTTCACTCTCTCTTCAAGGACGTCAGCTGTAATGAGATCCAGACGCTTCCTCCGCAGATCGGTCAGCTGGAGGCTCTGCGTGACCTTAACATCCGCAGAAACCACCTTGTTCGACTGCCTCCAGGTCAGAAACGCACCTGCACCTGTATAAAATGAGTGATGTTTTTATGTCGATGTGCTGTGTCATTTCTGTCTTTGGGTTTGCAGAGTTGGCTGAGCTGCCGTTGGTCCGGCTCGATTTTTCTTGTAACAAGGTAACGACAATCCCAGTATGCTATCGCAATCTCAGACACCTCCAGAGCATCATTCTCGACAACAATCCTCTCCAGAGTCCACCTGCACAGGTAACATTAAAGAAATGTCactttataaaagtaaaaacCTTTTGAATGCTATTTTGATGCCTGTTAGGAGCAAATCTATGAGGTTGCACATCCTCAGGACCATGTTTACTGATGTGTTTTTTCATCTACTTCCAGATATGTATAAAGGGAAAGATCCATATATTTAAATATCTCAACATGGAGGCATGTAAAGCAGCTTCAGACCTTCCAGATTATGACAGAAGACCACTGCCCTTTGGATCCTGGTAAGAACTCACTGGGTTTTGTGAGGATAATGTCTTTTGCTTTCACCCATATTTATTTGAGGCGGTGTTTATCGGCTGTGTCTCTCAAGAGGACGCGCAGAGCAGGGTGATTCTGCAGATAAGAAGGGAGGGAAAGGAAAAAACACAGACAGAATGAAAGTTTGGATTGATTGGAATGAAGGTATGAAGACAGGAGAGATTGCAGCGAAACCGGATGGCGGTAGATGATATGATGAAGAGATCAGACTTTGCAAGAATTTTAAAAGAAGCTGATATACAGAACTTGGATACAAGCAGAGTGTACAAATAACAATATGAAATCTTGTTGAGGAGAGGTTGCTATTACTTTACTGAGTAACTGGATTATTTTTTGTGGTGGtgaataaaataaattctaaaaaaatgaattaaattaaaattaattgaattgaattgaccaGAAAAtcagtaaagtaaaataaatattaaataattaataatgttaattaaattcaaaataacaaaataaataacaataaatttaaattaaatgcaataaaaattaaattaaattatatatatcaataaaataaaatctgagaaAATACCACAGACTTGCATTGAAGAGGCCATATCTAAAGaccagaaaataaaaacaaaaacaaaaacttgaagtaaaacaaaatgtaaaatgtagaatataaaatacaataacattttaataaaatttaaaaaaaaaagtaaactaaaataaaaataaattccaaGCCACCTGGAGAACAATAAATCAAAAGCCATGGtgtaaagtaaaacaaaatataaaagcatcttaataaaaataaataaaaaataatataaaataggtGACAAAATACCACAGACTTGCATTGAAAGAACAATCTAAGCCATCTAGAGTCCAGAAATTTGGCCTAAagtaaaattaatacaaaatatagAATATAAGATGAAGTAACATTTAAATTGTCAATAAAATACCAATAAAATAAATAGGTAAAAAAGTACCACAGACTTGCACTGAAAAAATatagaatataaaataaagtaacttttaataaaaactaaattaataataaaaaaaataaaacagggaaaaaatACTACGTACTTGCATTGAAGAAGGGACCCAAGCCATATCTAGAGACCCAAAAATCAAAAAGTCTAGAGATAAACTAAACTAACATACAgaatataaaatacattaaaaatgaaaaacaccCTAGCATTGTGGAGACTTTTCACAGGCAAATCATTCATGTATTTTTACAAAAACGgcaaaaaatcttttttaattgATGTGTGTTAGAAATGAATTAATTTGCAAACCATTTCTATGTGTTTGGTTCTCATGAAACCTCAGATGATGTAATGTTCTCTCTGGTCTATCTGTCTCTCAGTGCAGAGGATTTGTATTCGGGCCGGCCGTATGGAGCTCTGGACTCTGGCTTTAACAGTGTGGACAGCGGAGACAAGAGATGGTCAGGAAATGAGGCAAGTGCTTTTCAGATCACTCAGTCAGAAATCTGTTTTTCTCCATTATACATCACTCATCActcatcatccaagtggatgctgcacactggtgatggtttgaggagagatcccccatatgattgtaaagcgctttgggtgtacggcaatacacaatgaaagcgctatataaatgcatcattcattcattcattcattcattttattgttCTGTTCTTCCTTTTTCCCCAGCCTTCAGATGAGTTGTCAGACTTGCCTTTGAGAGTGGCGGAAATCACCAAAGAGCAAAGACAGCGACGAGATCGAGACAGAGAACGCGAGGATCATCGGACGGGGTCTCACGTGACTAACGGCACATGTGAGAGCCTTATGAAGCACTGTCGCTCAGAATCTAGTAATAAGCCATGAGAAGTTTTCATTTTTAAGCACTTTATTGTCTCTTTCTGTAGTGGATGCAGAGCTTGAACAGATAGACTTCATTGACAGCTGTACgggggatgatgatgatgaggatggGCGGAGCCGTAGAGGGGCGGAGCCTATCAGCCTTAGCTCACAGTTTATGGCCTACATTGAAAGACGGATCACCAGAGAGGTACGCACTAACGCTTACTGTTTGATCACATCAGTTCTAGTCAACAACTGTCGGATTATGTTGTTAACATAGCGCTAATGATAGATTTGCTATGTTTATAGGGTTCACCTGTGAAGACCAGCCCATCCAGAGACATGAGAACTGATGATCCGAGACGCCAGAACTCCTTAAATAACCGGTACTGaacatgtatatatattaggggtgtgacgagatctcgcgagactccgatgtgtcccgcgagatctgactggtctcgcgagaacgtggcgatatcatggcaaaacattttgcagtgtttacattagggctgcatgactaatagttatataaatatcacgatctctattcaaacacccatgcgatcttattcatgaatgacaacgattcagcattgtctattacaactgtttcacgctccactgacgccgatgtgaaagttattgaagacattcaaatctgcattcttactgctatggtttcagaaagcaacacaaacagtctttttaaccacataatcatcatcatatctttgttacagacatttaaataacataagtactgggataaaagcttatagtttggatataaacacttattgtctacagtagcgatcaaaaacgaaagtataacagGTATGTAGAGaaacgtttattctcttcaccaggagagggcgacaactgcacgtttaaaaaaaagtatttttcattgaattaaacattcaagagattccaatagtgaaagtctttattaattgagacacgggctccttcattttttttttttttcagacttaagcaatgaacattatttcagaaccactagtaaattatgtaatttagtttaattttctaatcctttttttcttcagaatcgtgatctccagtttataaaagacaattgtttttcagtttacccagaatcatgcagcatttttattactgcatataattcattaaaatataagtttattttcatcaaaatgcacctacatttatttatttatttatttttttttgcattttgtgttttttgttgaataaaatactattgtcccctatatatttcatcattgaggatttattttaaaaagttaaatctcatctcgtctcgttctcgtgaacccaaaatctcgtctcgtctcgtctcgtgagataagtgtctcgtcacacccctaatatatatatatatatatatatatatatattatatatattatatacaggtgcaatcaaaattatttaaccccccAGAGAGACTGCAGTGTTTTACAAATACACAGGGTGTCCGCAGgtccttaaaatgtcttaaattcttaaatatttttggtcACATTACAGCTAAAATATTTTCAGTCTGGTGGACCTCATGACTGTTTACAGTCATTGGACAGAACGAAGATTCCCCCaaacatttcttgtttgtaaattaataaatgaatttaaaacattaatcttataacattatatattattaattgcACTTGTTATTTTGCAAAGTAAATTACTTAATCTGCCTGGTAACAGCCCTTTAGAATTTATTgttgaattgtaataatttgaAATGAAAGGTGATGCATACGTTTAAAAAGAGTACGCGTTATTTTCATGTGGAATAttgtctgctgatatgaaaattttactgtatattgtagtaataaatattaatgacattttagatttttttacattacatattacatatactgtatgtatttaATATGATGTGTATTTCTATTACAGGGttaggtggtattaaaaaggtcttaaaaagtcttaaatttcacttgttcatatcagTAGAAACCCtgaatacaagcttttctgaagattcaGGACTTAAAAGTAAAAGTAGTTTTTAATCTACAACTCTTTACTGGCAAAcccttttgggggttgaatagttttgaacatgaacatgaacatttagattttttttttcattatttatcaacttacgttctcagaattactcaaatgtgcaATAATAAACTTTCTACAATAGTGTATGGATGCCTTGTTATAAATATGAATGAAGTCTAACcaacagttgttgttgtttctagTGGTGGGTCAGATACAGCAGTCACATCTTCATACGCTCATAACCAGGTGAGAGTCCCTATACATGAACATCTCATTAAGCAGTCAGTGTAAACAATAACAAAGGCTAACGTCTGGTTGTGTTTGTGTCAGCGGTCCACTGGTGTGGCGTCAGGATCCGGCGGCGGTGTGGAGAGAGTGAGACGAGAAGCTCAGCTGGCGGCACTGCGGTACGAGGAAGAGAGACAGAAAACAAGATCAGTGCAAAGAGACGCTGTTATGAATTTCGTCAAGGTACTCACATAATTTATTGTGAATGCATTAGACAAATAGTACTGCAGTGATGACGTGTTGTTTGTAGGTCAGCTTGGAAATTAGCATTAACCTGGTTCCATCGACTAAAACCCAATAGGATTTTTCCAGTGGCATTTGAGCTATTGCATAAAATAGACTTTGTGACTAAGAAAAGTTTATGAATATATGTTTTGTTCATCATAACTACAAATGAACACAACCTTTAAAAAATTTAAAGcctaaatacagttgaagtcaaaagtttacatatctacaaaatgttagttattttaccaaaataagagggatcaaacaaaatgcatgctattttttatttagtactgacctgaatgagatatttcacataaaatgtttacatatagtccacaaaagaaaacaatagttgaatttataaaaatgaccctgttcaaaagtttatgttgttacctgaatgatccatagctgtggtGTTTTGTTTGGTGATGGttgtcccttgtttatcctgaacagccAAACTGCCTGCTgaaatccttcaggccccacaaattcttaggtttttcagcatttttgtgtatactATTGGGTGTGATATTCAGGCAAATTAAGATACATttacacatcttaattctgttcaaaagttttcaccctcagctcttaatgcatcatgtttccttctgaagcgtcagtgagcgtttgaaccttctttaatagttgcatatcagtccctcagttgtcctcagcgtgaaaagatggatctcaaaatcatgcagtcattattggaaagggttcaaatacacaaaatgctaaaaaacaaaaacaaagaatttgtggaacctgaagaatTTCTCTGAAGAGcagcatgcagtttaactgttcaggacaaacaagggattttgCATGATCCTCCTTATTTcagaaaaataattaacatttagcagattctgcaaagtgtatgtacacttttgacttcaactgtataatagGCAGAGGTAAAAAGAAACAAATTTAATGTTTCCAGCAATCTTTGTATTCCCATTTAGACACTTGTTAGCAACTGCTTTAAAAAACCCAAAAAATCTATTGGCATACTTTTAGTAGTCACAAGTAATGCAAGACTTAAagagaaagttcacccaaaaatgaagattcagTCATTCTTTACTCACTTTCAAGTTGTTTCAAGCCTATAAGAGTTTCTTTCTTGTGTTGAACACAAAAAAGTAATTTTAGAGaatattggtaaccaaacagttaacggtagccattgacttctatagtatggAAAAAAAGTCTATGGCTTCCGTCaacagtttggttaccaacattattcagaatatcatcttttgttttcaactcatatgtgaccctggaccacaaaaccagtcataaggttaaattttacaaaactgagatatatacatcatatgaaagctcaataaataagcttgctATTGATATATAGTTGTATACATGtatatctatttgaaaatcttgaatgtaagggtgcaaaaaaatctaaatactgagaaaatcacctttaaagttgtccaaattaagttcttaacaatgcatattactaatcaaaaattaaattttgataggtttacagtaggaattttacaaaaaatcttcatggaacatgatctttacttaactttCTAATGATttctgacataaaagaaaaatcaataattttgacccatacaatgtatttttggctattgctacaaatataccccagcgacttaagactggttttgtggtccagggtcacatataggcctGAAACAACTTGAAAGTGATTAAAAAATgacttaatttttgggtgaacctttAATAGTTTGCACAAAACAAGTTACAGCAAAATACACTGAGATGTTCTGAATGCTAAAATTGAATCTTTAGCATACAAATCTCGCTTACAAACTCTTCCCAAATGTGCCTAGAGATAGGAAATTGAATTTCTGTCTTTGTATTTTCAGCATAAGTCGTCTCAGAGCCCTACGAAGCTCAGTCCGACAGACAGTGAGGTGAGTCTCTCTTTCAGATTTGCACAATCACTTCCTCCCTATCCATCGCTTCATCCTGCTGTGTGTGAATGTGAGTGTGTGGCGCTCTAGTCATATGCGTACTGTCCCATCCCAGAGTCTGTACCCCTCCAGACGGTCCACTCACACCGATGACTCCGCCCTCTTCATGGTAAGAGCCAATCAGCTCGGATCGTGCATCATCCTCCGCTCCATCTCATTTCTCTTGTGTGTTCACTTGCTTTAACAAATTCCACTAGTAATCTTTATAAAAATGCTTAATGTATTAACATGATTTAAGGTTATGTCTATTCAAAACTGCTTT
This region includes:
- the LOC141345776 gene encoding DISP complex protein LRCH3-like; this encodes MAASVLLSAESAVPSFTVGHPAGVAAAGTTHHGLSNAPGPASWNRSLDRALDEAAATGVLNLSGRKLKEFPRSAAGHDLTDTTRADLSRNRLTELPVEVCMFVSLENLNLYQNCLRSLPESLIHLQSLTYLNISRNQLSTLPSHLCRLPLKVLIACNNKLVSLPEDLGKLRQLTELDVSCNEIQTLPPQIGQLEALRDLNIRRNHLVRLPPELAELPLVRLDFSCNKVTTIPVCYRNLRHLQSIILDNNPLQSPPAQICIKGKIHIFKYLNMEACKAASDLPDYDRRPLPFGSCAEDLYSGRPYGALDSGFNSVDSGDKRWSGNEPSDELSDLPLRVAEITKEQRQRRDRDREREDHRTGSHVTNGTLDAELEQIDFIDSCTGDDDDEDGRSRRGAEPISLSSQFMAYIERRITREGSPVKTSPSRDMRTDDPRRQNSLNNRGGSDTAVTSSYAHNQRSTGVASGSGGGVERVRREAQLAALRYEEERQKTRSVQRDAVMNFVKHKSSQSPTKLSPTDSESLYPSRRSTHTDDSALFMSEFEPLLIFEIDTDTNTIKKRPDPHKQSLSAVPLDGCVSPTFSVASSCAPQQGEDYASLSPTALQSPSRGPTQRPESYLFRLSQREEKKKGESGTQQAESAEATPTQSPAPTGEEAVLIEQLRRNIECRLKVSLPSDLGAALTDGVVLCHLANHVRPRSIPSIHVPSPAVPKLTMAKCRRNVENFLEACRRIGVPQDSLCSAGDVLKGEMVCVFRLVEALLSLAPPSLHSAPSTQLAGFALFYLSIMSLLCALYCHLVPSR